A section of the Oncorhynchus keta strain PuntledgeMale-10-30-2019 chromosome 15, Oket_V2, whole genome shotgun sequence genome encodes:
- the LOC118394752 gene encoding LOW QUALITY PROTEIN: protein SSXT-like (The sequence of the model RefSeq protein was modified relative to this genomic sequence to represent the inferred CDS: inserted 2 bases in 1 codon) produces the protein MSVAFAPHRQRGKGDITPAGIQKLLDENNQLIQCIMDFQSKGKTAECSQYQQMLHRNLVYLATIADSNQNMQSLLPAPPTQNMPMGPGGMNPSGAPGPQPPHGHNMPPEGMVSGGPTAPHMQNQMNGQMPGPNHMPMQGPGPGPNQPPNMPGSGAMNMPPSSHGSMGGYNHAVPSSQGMPAQGQMNMTQGQGPMGNYGPRPNMNMQPNQGPMMHQQPPSQQYNMPXGGGGQHYQGQQNPMGMMGQVNPGNHVMGQRPMPPYRPPQQGPPQQYPGQEDYYGDQYSHAGQGASEERDPAANQQSPYEKDHGNAQYGQQQEAYQQGPQQQGYPPQQQYPGQQGYPGQQQGYGPSQGAPGQYPQGYPQGQGQQYGAYRGPQPGPPQAQQQRPYPGYDQGQYGNYQQ, from the exons ATGTCGGTGGCGTTTGCACCTCATAGACAACGTGGAAAGGGTGATATAACACCCGCTGGAATTCAAAAG TTACTGGATGAGAACAATCAGCTGATTCAATGTATAATGGATTTCCAGAGCAAAGGAAAGACTGCAGAATGTTCACA GTACCAACAAATGCTCCACAGAAATTTGGTTTACCTGGCCACGATAGCAGACTCCAATCAGAACATGCAGTCTCTGCTCCCTGCT cCACCCACTCAGAACATGCCCATGGGCCCTGGTGGGATGAACCCGAGTGGAGCGCCTGGCCCCCAGCCCCCCCACGGACACAACATGCCCCCGGAGGGCATGGTCAGCGGCGGCCCCACTGCCCCACACATGCAGAACCAGATGAACGGACAGATGCCTG GGCCCAATCACATGCCCATGCAGGGCCCCGGGCCTGGCCCCAACCAGCCTCCCAACATGCCCGGAAGTGGCGCCATGAACATGCCCCCCAGCAGCCACGGTTCCATGGGTGGCTACAACCACGCTGTGCCCTCGTCTCAGGGCATGCCTGCCCAGGGCCAGATGAACATGACCCAGGGACAGGGACCCATGGGCAACTACGGCCCCCGGCCCAACATGAACATGCAGCCTAACCAAG GCCCAATGATGCACCAGCAGCCTCCCTCCCAGCAGTACAACATGCC TGGGGGTGGCGGGCAGCACTACCAGGGCCAGCAGAATCCCATGGGCATGATGGGTCAGGTCAACCCGGGCAACCATGTCATGGGGCAGAGGCCCATGCCCCCTTACAGACCCCCACAGCAAG gaccCCCTCAGCAGTACCCAGGGCAGGAAGACTACTATGGGGACCAGTACAGTCACGCAGGACAGGGAGCTTCAGAAG AGCGAGACCCAGCAGCCAACCAACAGTCCCCCTATGAAAAAGATCATG GAAACGCCCAGTATGGCCAGCAGCAGGAGGCCTACCAGCAAGGTCCTCAACAGCAGGGCTACCCCCCACAGCAGCAGTATCCCGGACAGCAGGGCTATCCTGGACAGcaacagggttatg GTCCATCCCAGGGAGCTCCAGGCCAGTACCCTCAGGGTTACCCCCAGGGCCAGGGGCAGCAGTACGGGGCCTACCGGGGCCCCCAGCCCGGCCCACCTCAGGCCCAGCAACAACGCCCATACCCAGGCTACGACCAG GGTCAATATGGAAATTACCAGCAATGA
- the LOC118394754 gene encoding proteasome subunit alpha type-7 produces MAARYDRAITVFSPDGHLFQVEYAQEAVKKGSTAVGIRGKDIVVLGVEKKSVAKLQEERTVRKICALDEHVCMAFAGLTADARIVINRARVECQSHRLTVEDPVTVEYITRHIATLKQRYTQSNGRRPFGISALIVGFDYDGTPRLYQTDPSGTYHAWKANAIGRSAKTVREFLEKNYTDEAIATDNEAIKLAIKALLEVVQSGGKNIDLAVIRRNQPLKLLESKEIETLVAEIEKEKEDEAEKKKQKKST; encoded by the exons ATGGCAGCAAGATATGACAGGGCGATCACTGTGTTTTCTCCCGACGGTCACCTTTTTCAGGTGGAATATGCACAAGAGGCTGTGAAGAAAGGCTCCACTGCT GTGGGCATCAGGGGCAAAGACATTGTTGTCCTTGGAGTTGAGAAGAAGTCTGTCGCCAAACTACAGGAGGAAAGAACAGTCCGCAAGATCTGCGCCCTAGACGAACATGTTTGCATGGCATTCGCAG GTCTGACAGCAGATGCCCGCATTGTGATCAACAGAGCTCGGGTGGAGTGCCAGAGTCACAGGCTCACAGTGGAGGACCCAGTTACCGTTGAGTACATCACACGGCACATCGCCACCCTGAAACAG CGTTACACTCAGAGTAATGGACGAAGACCGTTTGGCATCTCGGCGTTGATCGTGGGTTTTGACTACGATGGGACCCCCAGGCTTTATCAGACTGACCCCTCAGGAACATACCATGCATGGAAG GCAAATGCAATTGGCCGCAGTGCTAAGACAGTGAGGGAATTCCTGGAGAAGAATTACACAGATGAAGCCATCGCCACTGACAACGAGGCGATTAAGCTGGCAATCAAAGCCTTGCTTGAG GTGGTTCAGTCTGGTGGGAAGAACATTGATCTCGCTGTGATCAGAAGAAACCAGCCACTGAAG TTATTGGAGTCCAAAGAAATTGAGACCCTGGTGGCTGAGatcgagaaagagaaagaagatgAGGCAGAGAAGAAAAAACAGAAGAAATCTACTTGA